A genome region from Gemmatimonadales bacterium includes the following:
- a CDS encoding NAD-dependent epimerase/dehydratase family protein has translation MRAFLTGGTGFIGSHVAEALLARGDTVLCLARKPDRAAALAARGAQVIPGSLHDTASLERAVAGVEVVYHVAGLTAAFSEAEFFAVNEEGTRRLLQAVRRTAPGCRFVYVSTQAALGPSQPGQYLRENAPCHPLSAYGRSKLAGEAVVLGSDEPWVIVRPPVVYGPRDREFLRLFRLVRRGLNPVFGRGDQEISIVYAPDLAEAIVRAGTVDRATGQVYHAAHAQGVSYRCLGLAIGRALGRTPHTVPVPIPVAAAIVWAMERAAGAAGQRSVVSVDRLDEFRAPAWLIAVDKAERELGWRAAHDIDAGTRETAAWYRTQRLLA, from the coding sequence GTGAGAGCGTTCCTCACCGGCGGCACCGGCTTCATCGGCAGCCACGTGGCCGAAGCGCTCCTGGCGCGCGGCGACACGGTCCTCTGCCTCGCCCGCAAGCCCGATCGCGCCGCCGCGCTCGCCGCGCGCGGGGCGCAGGTGATCCCCGGCTCCCTCCACGACACCGCCAGCCTCGAGCGCGCCGTCGCAGGCGTCGAGGTCGTCTATCACGTGGCGGGGCTGACCGCGGCCTTCTCCGAGGCCGAGTTCTTCGCGGTGAACGAGGAAGGGACACGGCGGCTCCTGCAGGCGGTCCGGCGTACGGCTCCCGGCTGCCGCTTCGTGTACGTGTCGACGCAGGCCGCCCTCGGACCCTCGCAGCCCGGTCAGTACCTCCGGGAGAACGCCCCGTGTCATCCCCTCAGCGCGTACGGACGCAGCAAGCTCGCAGGGGAGGCCGTGGTCCTCGGGAGCGACGAGCCGTGGGTCATCGTCCGGCCGCCGGTGGTCTACGGCCCGCGCGACCGGGAGTTTCTCAGGCTGTTCCGCCTGGTGCGCCGAGGCCTCAACCCGGTGTTCGGCCGCGGTGACCAGGAGATCTCTATCGTCTACGCGCCGGATCTCGCGGAGGCGATCGTGCGCGCCGGCACGGTGGACAGGGCCACAGGCCAGGTCTATCACGCGGCCCACGCGCAGGGGGTCAGCTACCGCTGCCTCGGTCTCGCCATCGGTCGGGCCCTCGGCCGCACGCCACACACCGTTCCGGTGCCCATTCCGGTGGCGGCGGCGATCGTCTGGGCGATGGAGCGCGCCGCCGGCGCGGCCGGACAGCGGTCGGTCGTCAGCGTCGACCGCCTCGATGAGTTCCGAGCACCCGCGTGGCTGATCGCCGTGGACAAGGCCGAGCGCGAGCTGGGGTGGCGCGCCGCGCACGACATCGACGCCGGCACGCGCGAGA
- a CDS encoding aminotransferase class I/II-fold pyridoxal phosphate-dependent enzyme, producing MATIQVAREVALFEKCKSFTRAREVQAMGLYPYFTPITESEDTVVKIDGKTKVMMGSNNYLGLTHHPKVLEAAREALNKYGSGCTGSRFLNGNLDLHEILEARLAEFLGKEACLVFSTGYQANLGVVSGLVGRGENVYLDKLDHASILDGAKLSQGDVVRFNHGDLAALERKLARDDRPRGAMIIVDGVYSMEGDIADLPHLAPIAQRYGVALAVDDAHSVGVLGPTGAGTADHFGMTDEVDLIAGTFSKSLASIGGFVAGADYIIHYLKHHARPLIFTAALPASNTAGVLAALDILRSEPERRAALWENTRRLQEGLRNLKFDIGHTQTPIVPVLIGPLEGTLVFWRKLFDAGVFTNPVVPPAVPPSQCRLRTSVMATHTADQVDFALDAFAAIGRELGVIA from the coding sequence GTGGCCACGATACAAGTCGCGCGGGAAGTCGCGCTGTTCGAGAAGTGCAAGAGTTTCACCCGGGCGCGCGAAGTCCAGGCGATGGGGCTCTACCCGTACTTCACCCCGATCACCGAGTCGGAAGATACTGTCGTCAAGATCGACGGCAAGACAAAGGTCATGATGGGGTCGAACAACTACCTCGGCCTCACCCATCACCCCAAAGTGCTGGAAGCGGCGCGGGAAGCGCTCAACAAGTACGGCTCCGGGTGCACCGGGAGCCGCTTCCTCAACGGCAACCTTGACCTGCACGAGATCCTGGAGGCCCGGCTCGCCGAGTTCCTCGGCAAGGAAGCCTGCCTCGTCTTCTCCACCGGCTATCAGGCCAACCTCGGCGTCGTCTCCGGCCTGGTCGGCCGCGGCGAGAACGTCTACCTCGACAAGCTCGACCATGCTTCCATCCTGGACGGCGCCAAGCTCTCCCAGGGCGACGTGGTGCGATTCAACCACGGCGACCTCGCCGCGCTGGAACGCAAGCTGGCCCGCGACGACCGGCCGCGGGGCGCGATGATCATCGTGGACGGCGTCTACTCCATGGAAGGCGACATCGCCGACCTGCCGCACCTCGCGCCCATCGCGCAGCGCTACGGCGTGGCGCTCGCGGTGGACGACGCGCACTCGGTCGGCGTCCTCGGGCCCACGGGCGCCGGCACCGCCGACCACTTCGGCATGACGGACGAAGTGGACCTCATCGCGGGCACCTTCTCGAAGTCGCTCGCGTCCATCGGCGGCTTCGTGGCGGGCGCCGACTACATCATCCACTACCTCAAGCACCATGCGCGGCCGCTCATCTTCACCGCGGCGCTCCCGGCGTCGAACACCGCGGGCGTGCTCGCGGCGCTCGATATCCTGAGGAGCGAGCCCGAGCGACGCGCCGCGCTGTGGGAGAACACGCGTCGCCTGCAGGAGGGGCTGCGCAACCTCAAGTTCGACATCGGGCACACCCAGACGCCGATCGTGCCGGTGCTCATCGGCCCGCTCGAAGGGACGCTCGTATTCTGGCGGAAGCTGTTCGACGCCGGCGTGTTCACGAACCCCGTGGTGCCACCGGCGGTGCCGCCGTCACAGTGCCGCCTTCGTACCAGCGTCATGGCTACGCACACCGCGGACCAGGTGGACTTCGCGCTCGACGCGTTCGCGGCCATCGGCCGCGAGTTGGGAGTGATAGCCTGA
- a CDS encoding phosphatase PAP2 family protein — MRLIKLRRSLAGGFVGALVAIQPARAQQVPSPLRYEVRAWPDAAILTGAAAATLVPQLLKGSLPHATCAPCDPSGLWRIDRGAVGPLRGAPARVSDVLVLGTTLGGAVLLATTRSGEGGDARREDFAVFTEAVGLTSAATDWMKVLFHRPRPVRYSADALDYPSANYGLSFPSGHTSQAFAAAAAYASILHRRGVAGRHRTEIAVLFTTAAATGVMRVASRKHFPTDVIAGALLGTAIGWTIPALHAIR, encoded by the coding sequence ATGCGGTTAATCAAGTTACGGCGCTCGCTGGCGGGCGGTTTCGTCGGCGCTCTGGTTGCCATTCAACCCGCTCGGGCACAGCAGGTTCCGTCGCCGCTGCGGTACGAGGTCCGGGCCTGGCCGGATGCGGCCATCCTGACCGGCGCCGCGGCCGCGACGCTGGTCCCCCAACTCCTCAAGGGAAGTCTGCCCCATGCCACCTGCGCGCCCTGCGATCCGTCGGGGCTGTGGCGGATAGATCGGGGCGCGGTCGGGCCGCTCCGCGGCGCGCCGGCCCGCGTCAGCGACGTACTGGTCCTCGGGACCACGCTGGGCGGCGCGGTGCTGCTCGCTACGACCCGGAGCGGGGAGGGAGGAGACGCGCGGCGTGAGGACTTCGCCGTGTTCACTGAGGCCGTGGGTCTCACTTCGGCGGCGACCGACTGGATGAAGGTGCTCTTCCACCGGCCGAGGCCGGTCCGCTATAGCGCCGACGCGCTGGACTACCCGTCGGCCAACTACGGGCTGTCGTTCCCGTCCGGGCACACTAGCCAGGCGTTCGCCGCTGCGGCCGCGTACGCGTCCATCCTTCACCGGCGCGGCGTCGCGGGCCGGCACCGCACCGAGATCGCCGTTCTCTTCACGACGGCCGCGGCTACGGGGGTGATGCGAGTCGCATCGCGCAAGCACTTCCCGACCGACGTCATCGCGGGCGCGCTGCTCGGCACCGCCATCGGCTGGACCATCCCCGCCTTGCACGCGATCCGATAG
- a CDS encoding M6 family metalloprotease domain-containing protein yields MGRRPVLMLLLAALAMPAQGALSQGVDGRPREPFGFDFKPDAVWRVRARRVRLARARALALGDFRSLNSALAFRAPVALRAQAAPSPTAVSGVLKVPYFLVSFRNTDPTALLPVAAYDTALTFATAPPGRPYTVRTYYEEMSNGLLSLQGQVLARVALDSNDTWYEGNCNALCSSGASPGRMAQLMREAILGVDSTVNFGLFDNDGPDGIPNSDDDDGEVDIAGFIQPELGGECVAKAPSSANNIWSHRYYYSAWTGQPYTTNDPRTGGGPIRIDNYTIQSGVGGSDACTGAQIMGIGTIAHEMGHGLGLDDLYDTNPDDGDDSEGVGHWGLMGSGGFATPLSPASMEAFSRAELGWIAVRALTLPGSYQLGPTAVGDTAFLIRPTVANLRGEYFLLENRQAALSDTALIRSKGPGLLIWHVDSTKYAQSFFLNEVNSGPIHAVWLRQADGLNHLRSSTPDVRNRGDAGDPFPGTTNNTVFGAATNPSSNLNTGLPSGIQIDSIRQVTPGGAVAFHLLAGSEVRASDTAAVVRVNGVAYSVFRRLVTSGAETLLVDIDSVQTTGGGVTRFEFRGWSDSGARSHTVIVTPANPLSLVAQLAVFHRVTVSKSGNGTITISPSLGAGGSAMLPATDTLRVTASPSPQNIFVAWDGDTTSLDPSLALLVRRPLTLTASFTPLLLDSVVAQLLRGSGLTDAQQSLMDLQANNNGVFDLGDFVAWLDRSGTTVSAQVMARVLGRLRR; encoded by the coding sequence GTGGGTCGTCGGCCGGTCCTGATGCTCCTTCTTGCTGCGCTGGCGATGCCGGCGCAAGGCGCACTCTCCCAGGGTGTCGACGGACGCCCACGCGAGCCGTTCGGGTTCGATTTCAAGCCCGACGCCGTGTGGCGCGTCCGCGCGCGGCGGGTTCGCCTCGCTCGGGCGCGCGCGCTGGCCCTTGGCGACTTTCGCTCCCTCAACTCAGCCCTCGCGTTCCGCGCACCGGTGGCGCTGCGCGCCCAGGCAGCCCCGTCACCCACGGCGGTCTCCGGCGTACTGAAGGTTCCGTACTTCCTGGTCAGCTTCCGCAACACCGATCCGACCGCGCTGCTCCCGGTCGCGGCATACGACACGGCCCTCACGTTCGCGACGGCCCCGCCGGGGCGGCCCTACACCGTGCGCACCTATTACGAGGAGATGTCGAACGGGTTGCTGAGCCTCCAGGGCCAGGTGCTCGCGCGGGTCGCGCTCGACAGCAATGACACCTGGTACGAAGGGAACTGCAACGCGCTGTGCTCCTCCGGCGCCAGCCCCGGGCGCATGGCGCAGCTCATGCGCGAGGCGATCCTGGGCGTGGACTCGACGGTCAACTTCGGTCTGTTCGACAACGATGGGCCGGACGGGATCCCCAACTCGGACGACGACGATGGCGAGGTGGACATCGCCGGGTTCATACAGCCGGAGCTGGGCGGGGAGTGCGTGGCCAAGGCTCCGTCATCCGCGAACAACATTTGGTCACACCGCTATTACTACAGCGCCTGGACCGGACAGCCTTACACGACCAACGATCCGCGCACGGGGGGCGGGCCGATCAGGATCGACAACTACACGATCCAGTCGGGCGTCGGAGGCAGCGACGCCTGCACCGGCGCCCAGATCATGGGCATCGGGACCATCGCCCACGAGATGGGACACGGCCTCGGCCTCGACGACCTTTACGACACGAATCCCGACGACGGCGACGACTCGGAGGGGGTGGGCCATTGGGGGCTAATGGGCTCGGGCGGCTTCGCGACGCCGTTGAGCCCCGCCAGCATGGAGGCCTTCTCGCGCGCCGAGCTGGGTTGGATCGCGGTCCGCGCGCTCACGCTTCCCGGCTCGTATCAACTTGGTCCCACCGCCGTCGGGGATACCGCGTTCCTGATCCGCCCGACCGTCGCGAACCTGCGCGGGGAGTACTTCCTGCTCGAGAACCGGCAGGCGGCGCTCTCGGACACGGCGTTGATCCGGTCGAAGGGCCCGGGACTGCTGATCTGGCACGTGGACTCGACCAAGTACGCGCAGAGCTTTTTCTTGAACGAGGTGAATTCGGGCCCGATCCACGCCGTGTGGCTGAGGCAGGCCGACGGGTTGAACCACCTGCGCAGCAGCACCCCGGACGTCCGGAACCGCGGCGACGCCGGTGACCCGTTCCCGGGCACCACGAACAACACCGTCTTCGGTGCGGCTACGAACCCGTCATCGAACCTCAACACCGGCCTGCCGTCGGGCATCCAGATCGATTCCATCCGCCAGGTGACCCCCGGAGGCGCAGTCGCCTTTCACCTGCTGGCGGGGAGCGAGGTCCGGGCGAGCGACACGGCGGCGGTTGTGCGGGTGAACGGGGTCGCGTACAGTGTGTTCCGCCGGCTCGTGACTTCGGGCGCGGAAACGCTGCTGGTGGACATCGACTCCGTGCAGACGACCGGCGGGGGCGTGACGCGCTTCGAGTTCCGCGGCTGGAGCGACAGCGGGGCGCGCTCGCACACCGTCATTGTCACGCCGGCGAACCCGCTCTCACTGGTGGCGCAACTCGCCGTGTTCCACCGGGTCACGGTGTCGAAGAGCGGCAACGGCACGATCACCATCTCGCCGAGTCTCGGCGCGGGCGGGAGCGCTATGCTCCCCGCGACCGACACCTTGCGCGTCACCGCGAGCCCCTCACCGCAGAACATCTTCGTGGCGTGGGATGGGGACACGACCAGCCTCGATCCGTCCCTGGCGCTGCTGGTCAGGCGCCCGCTGACCCTGACGGCGTCGTTCACTCCACTGCTGCTGGATAGCGTAGTGGCTCAGCTGCTGAGAGGCTCGGGGCTCACCGATGCGCAGCAGAGCCTGATGGACCTCCAGGCCAACAACAACGGCGTCTTCGACCTCGGCGACTTCGTGGCGTGGCTCGACCGGTCGGGCACGACCGTGAGCGCGCAGGTGATGGCCCGCGTGCTGGGGAGGCTGCGGCGATGA